Proteins found in one Pseudomonas mosselii genomic segment:
- the ilvA gene encoding threonine ammonia-lyase, biosynthetic — protein MTSFSATLRTPATPQQLLSEQVRRILSAPVYDLAIETPLQAAPALSASLGNQVLLKREDLQPTFSFKIRGAYTRLSRLTCAQRERGVITASAGNHAQGVALAGSHLGIKTTIVMPTTTPSLKVEGVRSRGGHVVLHGESFPHALAHALQLADRDGATFVPPFDDPDVIAGQGTVAMEILRQHPGPLHAIFVPVGGGGLIAGIAAYVKYLRPEVKVIGVEPEDSNCLQAAMAAGERVILPQVGTFADGVAVAQIGAHCFELCRHFVDEVVTVSSDELCAAIKDIYDDTRSITEPSGALAVAGIKRYVAREGLQGQALVAIDSGANVNFDRLRHVAERAELGEQREAIIAVTIPERPGSFRAFCLALGKRQITEFNYRYYPGKEARLFVGVQTHPLHDPREQLLTSLHEQGYQVLDLTDNELAKLHVRHTVGGHAAPGGGERVLRFEFPERPGALLGFLERLGKRWNISLFHYRNHGAAQARVFAGLEVPDDELAGLPRALDEMGYQYWDETENPAYRLFMG, from the coding sequence ATGACCAGCTTCAGCGCCACCCTGCGTACCCCGGCAACGCCCCAGCAACTGCTGTCCGAGCAAGTACGCCGGATTCTTTCGGCCCCGGTGTACGACCTGGCCATCGAAACCCCCTTGCAAGCGGCGCCGGCCCTGTCGGCCAGCCTGGGCAACCAGGTCCTGCTCAAGCGCGAAGACCTGCAACCGACGTTCTCCTTCAAGATCCGCGGCGCCTACACCCGGCTGTCGCGCCTGACGTGCGCCCAGCGCGAGCGCGGCGTCATCACCGCGTCGGCCGGCAATCATGCCCAGGGCGTGGCCCTGGCCGGCTCGCACCTGGGCATCAAGACCACCATCGTCATGCCCACCACCACCCCCTCGCTCAAGGTCGAAGGCGTGCGTTCACGGGGTGGCCATGTGGTGCTGCACGGCGAAAGCTTCCCCCACGCCCTGGCCCATGCCCTGCAACTGGCCGATCGCGACGGCGCGACTTTCGTGCCGCCGTTCGACGATCCTGACGTCATCGCCGGGCAGGGCACCGTGGCCATGGAGATCCTTCGCCAGCACCCCGGCCCGCTGCATGCGATCTTCGTCCCGGTCGGCGGCGGCGGCCTGATCGCTGGCATCGCCGCCTACGTCAAGTACCTGCGCCCCGAGGTCAAGGTGATCGGCGTCGAGCCGGAGGACTCCAACTGCCTGCAGGCCGCCATGGCCGCCGGCGAGCGGGTGATCCTGCCGCAGGTCGGCACTTTCGCCGACGGCGTGGCGGTGGCGCAGATCGGCGCGCACTGCTTCGAGCTGTGCCGCCACTTCGTCGACGAGGTGGTGACGGTCAGCAGCGACGAGCTGTGCGCGGCGATCAAGGACATCTATGACGACACCCGCTCGATCACCGAACCCTCCGGCGCCCTGGCCGTGGCCGGCATCAAACGCTACGTGGCCCGCGAGGGCCTGCAGGGCCAGGCCCTGGTGGCCATCGACTCCGGTGCCAACGTCAACTTCGACCGCCTGCGCCATGTGGCCGAGCGCGCCGAGCTGGGCGAGCAGCGCGAGGCGATCATCGCCGTGACCATCCCCGAGCGCCCCGGCAGCTTCCGCGCCTTCTGCCTGGCCCTGGGCAAGCGCCAGATCACCGAGTTCAACTACCGCTACTACCCGGGCAAGGAGGCGCGCTTGTTCGTCGGTGTGCAGACCCACCCCCTGCACGACCCACGGGAGCAACTGCTAACCAGCCTGCACGAGCAGGGCTACCAGGTGCTCGACCTTACCGACAACGAACTGGCCAAGCTGCACGTGCGCCACACCGTCGGCGGCCACGCGGCGCCGGGCGGCGGCGAGCGGGTACTGCGCTTTGAGTTCCCCGAGCGTCCTGGGGCGCTGCTGGGTTTTCTCGAACGCCTGGGCAAGCGCTGGAACATCAGCCTGTTCCACTACCGCAACCACGGCGCGGCGCAGGCACGGGTGTTCGCTGGGTTGGAGGTGCCGGACGACGAGCTGGCCGGGCTGCCGCGGGCGCTGGACGAGATGGGCTATCAGTACTGGGACGAGACGGAGAACCCGGCGTATCGGCTGTTCATGGGGTAG
- the yiaY gene encoding L-threonine dehydrogenase — MSSTFFIPAVNIMGIDCLEEAMTAIAGYGLRKALIVTDAGLAKAGVAERIAGMLAMRDIDSRVFDGAKPNPSIANVEAGLAMLRREGCDCVISLGGGSPHDCAKGIALCATNGGHISDYEGVDRSAKPQLPLIAINTTAGTASEMTRFCIITDEARHVKMAIVDRNVTPILSVNDPALMVGMPKGLTAATGMDALTHAIEAYVSTAATPITDACALKAVSLISDNLRQAVADGGDLVARENMAYAQFLAGMAFNNASLGYVHAMAHQLGGFYDLPHGVCNAVLLPHVQRFNAKVSAARLRDVAKAMGVKVCGLDAEQGAGAAISAIEHLAAAIGIPAGLAELGAKVEDVPVLAANALKDACGLTNPRVASQVEIEAIFKAAF, encoded by the coding sequence ATGAGCAGCACGTTCTTCATTCCCGCCGTGAACATCATGGGCATCGACTGCCTGGAGGAGGCGATGACCGCGATCGCCGGCTACGGCCTGCGCAAGGCGTTGATCGTCACCGATGCCGGGCTGGCCAAGGCCGGCGTCGCCGAGCGCATCGCCGGGATGCTGGCCATGCGCGACATCGATTCGCGGGTGTTCGACGGCGCCAAGCCCAACCCGAGCATCGCCAACGTCGAGGCGGGTCTGGCGATGCTGCGTCGCGAGGGCTGTGACTGCGTGATCTCGCTGGGGGGCGGGTCGCCCCATGACTGCGCCAAGGGCATCGCCCTGTGCGCCACCAACGGTGGGCATATCAGCGATTACGAAGGTGTGGATCGCTCGGCCAAGCCGCAGCTGCCGCTGATCGCGATCAATACCACGGCGGGCACCGCCAGCGAGATGACCCGTTTCTGTATCATCACCGACGAGGCGCGCCACGTGAAAATGGCCATCGTCGATCGCAACGTCACGCCGATCCTGTCGGTCAACGACCCGGCGCTGATGGTCGGCATGCCCAAGGGCCTCACCGCCGCCACCGGCATGGACGCGCTGACCCACGCCATCGAGGCCTATGTCTCCACCGCCGCCACGCCGATCACCGACGCCTGCGCGCTCAAGGCCGTGAGCCTGATCAGCGACAACCTGCGCCAGGCGGTTGCCGACGGCGGCGACCTGGTGGCGCGGGAGAACATGGCTTATGCCCAGTTCCTGGCAGGCATGGCCTTCAACAACGCCTCGCTGGGCTACGTGCACGCCATGGCGCACCAGCTGGGTGGCTTCTATGACCTGCCCCATGGCGTGTGCAACGCGGTGCTGCTGCCCCATGTGCAACGCTTCAACGCCAAGGTCAGCGCCGCGCGCCTGCGTGACGTGGCCAAGGCCATGGGGGTGAAGGTCTGCGGGCTGGACGCGGAGCAGGGCGCCGGGGCGGCGATCTCGGCCATCGAGCACCTGGCGGCGGCCATCGGCATACCGGCCGGGCTGGCGGAGCTGGGGGCCAAGGTCGAGGATGTGCCGGTGCTGGCGGCCAATGCGTTGAAGGATGCCTGCGGGCTGACCAATCCGCGGGTGGCCAGCCAGGTGGAGATCGAGGCGATCTTCAAGGCCGCGTTCTAG
- a CDS encoding VOC family protein translates to MAVKPIPEGQHSITPYLGIREAAKAIEFYKQAFGAIEMFRLEGPDGSVGHAELKIGDSSLMLGSPCDKEGGLKPSEDIEVPGVGLHLYVEDCDTIYAQALRAGATPVREVQDQFYGDRSGTLMDPFNNLWFVSTHKEDLTPEEIRARAAKLFSGQ, encoded by the coding sequence ATGGCAGTCAAACCCATCCCCGAAGGCCAGCACAGCATCACCCCCTACCTCGGCATCAGGGAGGCCGCCAAGGCCATCGAATTCTACAAGCAGGCCTTCGGCGCCATCGAGATGTTCCGCCTCGAAGGCCCTGACGGCAGCGTCGGCCATGCCGAGCTTAAAATCGGTGACTCGTCACTGATGCTCGGCTCACCCTGTGACAAGGAGGGCGGCCTCAAGCCCAGCGAGGACATCGAGGTCCCCGGCGTCGGCCTGCACTTGTATGTCGAGGACTGCGACACAATCTATGCCCAGGCCCTGCGTGCCGGCGCGACGCCAGTGCGCGAAGTGCAGGACCAGTTCTACGGCGACCGCAGCGGCACCCTGATGGATCCGTTCAACAACCTGTGGTTCGTCTCTACCCACAAGGAAGACCTCACCCCCGAGGAAATCCGCGCCCGCGCCGCCAAACTGTTCAGCGGCCAGTGA
- a CDS encoding NADP-dependent glyceraldehyde-3-phosphate dehydrogenase has product MDRLLDSLFPAPEDIPEAWRLGAPLEQRDYLVGGELRRWDGPLATVRSPVWLKEGDSKRQVILGSAPLLDADTALTALDAAVAAYDKGRGAWPNMRVAERIQHVEAFLARMREQRAAVVKLLMWEIGKNLKDSEKEFDRTCDYIVDTIDALKDLDRRSSRFELEQGTLGQIRRAPLGVALCMGPYNYPLNETFTTLIPALIMGNTVVFKPAKFGVLLIRPLLEAFRDSFPPGVINVIYGRGRETVSALMASGKVDVFAFIGTHKAASDLKKLHPRPHRLRAALGLDAKNPGIVLPQVDLDNAVEEAVTGALSFNGQRCTALKILFVHEDVVDAFLDKFQRKLAALKPGMPWEPGVALTPLPEPGKVDYLDGLVADATAKGARVLNEGGGQSRGSFFYPALLYPVSQDMRVYHEEQFGPVVPVVPYRDLQTVIDYVLDSDYGQQLSLFGNDPETVGALVDTFANQVGRINLNAQCQRGPDTYPFNGRKNSAEGTLSVHDALRVFSIRTLVATKFQEANKELISEIIRNRQSSFLTTDYIF; this is encoded by the coding sequence ATGGACCGTCTGCTCGATTCGCTGTTTCCCGCCCCCGAGGACATCCCCGAAGCCTGGCGCCTGGGCGCGCCGCTGGAGCAACGCGACTACCTGGTGGGTGGCGAGCTGCGCCGCTGGGACGGCCCGCTGGCCACCGTGCGCAGTCCGGTATGGCTCAAGGAAGGCGACAGCAAACGCCAGGTGATCCTCGGCAGCGCCCCGCTGCTGGATGCCGACACCGCGCTCACCGCCCTCGACGCGGCTGTGGCCGCCTACGACAAGGGCCGCGGCGCCTGGCCGAACATGCGCGTGGCCGAGCGCATTCAGCATGTCGAAGCCTTCCTGGCGCGCATGCGCGAGCAGCGCGCGGCGGTGGTCAAGCTGCTGATGTGGGAGATCGGCAAGAACCTCAAGGACTCGGAAAAGGAGTTCGACCGCACCTGCGACTACATCGTCGACACCATCGACGCGCTCAAGGACCTCGACCGCCGCTCCAGCCGCTTCGAGCTCGAACAGGGCACCCTGGGGCAGATCCGCCGGGCGCCGCTGGGCGTGGCGCTGTGCATGGGCCCGTACAACTACCCGCTCAACGAGACCTTCACCACGCTGATCCCGGCGCTGATCATGGGCAACACCGTGGTGTTCAAGCCGGCCAAGTTCGGCGTGCTCTTGATCCGTCCGTTGCTCGAGGCCTTCCGCGACAGCTTCCCGCCGGGGGTGATCAACGTCATCTACGGGCGCGGCCGCGAAACCGTCAGCGCGCTGATGGCCAGCGGCAAGGTCGACGTGTTCGCCTTCATCGGCACCCACAAGGCCGCCAGCGACCTGAAGAAACTCCACCCGCGCCCGCACCGCCTGCGCGCGGCCCTGGGCCTGGACGCCAAGAACCCCGGCATCGTCCTGCCCCAGGTCGACCTGGACAACGCCGTCGAGGAGGCCGTTACTGGCGCCCTGTCGTTCAACGGCCAGCGCTGCACGGCGTTGAAGATCCTCTTCGTGCACGAGGACGTGGTCGATGCCTTCCTCGACAAGTTCCAGCGCAAGCTCGCCGCACTCAAACCGGGCATGCCCTGGGAGCCGGGCGTTGCACTGACGCCGCTGCCGGAACCGGGCAAGGTCGACTACCTCGACGGCCTGGTGGCGGACGCCACCGCCAAGGGCGCGCGAGTGCTCAACGAAGGCGGCGGGCAGAGTCGAGGTTCGTTCTTCTACCCCGCCCTGCTCTACCCGGTCAGCCAGGACATGCGTGTCTACCACGAGGAACAGTTCGGCCCGGTGGTGCCGGTGGTGCCCTACCGCGACCTGCAGACGGTGATCGACTACGTGCTCGACTCCGACTACGGCCAGCAACTGAGCCTGTTCGGCAACGACCCCGAGACCGTCGGCGCCCTGGTCGACACCTTCGCCAACCAGGTCGGCCGGATCAACCTCAACGCCCAGTGCCAGCGCGGGCCGGACACCTATCCGTTCAACGGCCGCAAGAACAGCGCCGAGGGGACCTTGTCGGTGCATGATGCGCTGCGGGTGTTTTCCATCCGTACCCTGGTGGCGACCAAGTTCCAGGAAGCGAACAAGGAGCTGATCAGCGAGATCATCCGTAACCGGCAGTCGAGCTTCCTGACGACTGATTACATTTTCTAA
- a CDS encoding dermonecrotic toxin domain-containing protein, producing the protein MTANIPHSHHALVQRQLPVWAREASAGHWQQLSDAILPAQGLPGAEAAWFANAAPHLREAVQTSQVRLMRAQRAMARHLRGLKNINEFAEPLLTERLRTQHGLSAPLRSTSLVWVKHLYSFQVYLTHHEHRSLLEAALHNFSDTVTFSRDSALALDSDWHVSQTVITGKTTLGDSETEVDIDLPSEQIRIKPLALTPEVFARTCRDLDLGQAYQDHLDTAFAASGVRPAALRVHQDSLRLAADLARVRNRLSGAGWDALQTLPENGEVLPCSQLSLFGITLHEATLIDTGTSGIVLYLPGQTDSLRAFDNLEALHSQLRSDLQQEPFRQGFMVYVPSEQQGQFASRLRQNAGGDLHLRPLPIAADLFDFLHDDHVARLKHEARQLAVPTAQADEQALKTRKALWASAGLDMLMIAGMFVPALGTVMTAVIAYQLLDEAYEGYESWQVGDRAQAMAHLRSVGLNLALIGGLHLAGKAMSRLASSSLMESLEPVTLEDGSQRLRRVDQRDESILKNALKGLYLPEQASLLSERLIINAMPQLPGWPEQLRLELRAASPQGPLLLVAGGQDTSRVCTVLKSAEGYEAYLGERPAPLQQDHDLCRAVVQALSPNDRAALGLTSTNGDGLRQQINDLARSDPAMVRRLLTDSAPGWGNRGQLRGGMDEPAPPARRIDVGTFWRRYRALYPESADFQVNEQLSQWFEAGLDPMQQLTELEQQLLAFRARVRAWAGESPLRQAAARRLMSNWQRISEYSQEEGQLIHMINLADLGLTNDDLASLALPDRFTHIQRIDLAANPALSELPAEFLERFPQLQRLHLTNCGFEQIPAVAMPHTLEWLDMQGNSILWNDANQVALDRLDNLRLLDLSHNPLARSPDLSRQNALDMLNLNSCELTDWPPGIRSDDDWRPVVFDLRDNRFTQLPDNLQLSRIAAQALWLESAELSERVTQQIQSYYERNNIDLLVADADYEEMLADTDVDDWTIWNDLPLQYRRELRGLQDLPDYTQPRLWRRLRTFADPRAMDYGLSIGAMRLLDDEVFPPPFEE; encoded by the coding sequence ATGACAGCGAATATCCCCCACTCACACCATGCCCTTGTGCAACGCCAGCTGCCCGTCTGGGCCCGGGAGGCCAGCGCAGGGCACTGGCAGCAACTGAGCGACGCCATCCTGCCGGCGCAGGGCCTGCCCGGCGCCGAGGCGGCCTGGTTCGCCAATGCCGCGCCGCACCTGCGCGAAGCGGTCCAGACCAGCCAGGTACGCCTGATGCGGGCGCAACGCGCGATGGCACGGCACCTGCGCGGTTTAAAGAACATCAACGAATTCGCCGAGCCCCTGCTCACCGAACGCTTGCGCACGCAACACGGACTCAGTGCGCCACTGCGTAGTACATCACTGGTCTGGGTGAAGCACCTCTACAGCTTCCAGGTCTACCTCACCCACCACGAACACCGCAGCCTGCTCGAAGCCGCCTTGCACAATTTCAGCGACACCGTGACCTTCAGCCGCGACAGCGCCCTCGCCCTGGACAGCGACTGGCATGTCAGCCAGACCGTGATCACGGGCAAGACGACCCTGGGCGACAGCGAGACCGAAGTCGACATCGACCTGCCTTCGGAGCAGATCCGCATCAAGCCCCTGGCACTGACACCCGAAGTGTTCGCCAGAACCTGTCGCGATTTGGACCTCGGGCAGGCTTACCAGGATCACCTCGATACCGCCTTCGCCGCGTCCGGCGTGCGCCCGGCGGCGCTGCGCGTTCACCAGGACAGCCTGCGTCTGGCGGCTGACCTGGCGCGAGTCCGCAACCGCCTCAGTGGTGCGGGATGGGATGCGCTGCAGACCTTGCCGGAAAATGGCGAAGTATTGCCCTGCAGCCAACTGAGCCTGTTCGGCATCACCCTGCACGAGGCGACCCTGATCGATACCGGTACTTCAGGCATCGTGTTGTACCTGCCGGGACAGACAGACAGCCTGCGCGCCTTCGACAACCTCGAAGCGCTGCATAGCCAGTTGCGCAGCGACTTGCAGCAGGAGCCGTTTCGCCAGGGTTTCATGGTTTATGTGCCAAGCGAGCAGCAGGGCCAGTTCGCCAGCCGCCTGCGCCAGAATGCCGGTGGCGACCTGCATTTGCGCCCCCTGCCCATCGCCGCAGACCTGTTCGACTTCCTCCACGACGACCACGTGGCACGCCTGAAGCACGAAGCCCGGCAACTGGCCGTGCCTACCGCGCAGGCCGACGAACAGGCGCTCAAGACGCGCAAGGCCCTCTGGGCCAGCGCCGGTCTCGACATGCTGATGATTGCCGGCATGTTCGTCCCCGCCTTGGGCACGGTCATGACCGCGGTGATTGCCTACCAACTGCTCGATGAAGCCTACGAAGGTTATGAGTCCTGGCAGGTCGGTGACCGCGCGCAGGCCATGGCCCACCTCAGGTCGGTAGGCCTGAACCTGGCGCTGATCGGCGGGCTGCATCTGGCCGGCAAGGCCATGTCACGCCTCGCCAGCAGTTCACTGATGGAAAGCCTCGAACCCGTCACCCTCGAAGACGGCAGCCAGCGCCTGCGGCGCGTCGATCAGCGTGACGAGAGCATCCTGAAGAACGCCCTGAAGGGGCTGTATCTCCCCGAGCAAGCCAGCCTGCTGAGCGAGCGCCTGATCATCAACGCGATGCCACAGCTGCCTGGTTGGCCGGAGCAACTGCGCCTGGAACTGCGGGCCGCGTCCCCCCAAGGCCCGCTGTTGCTTGTCGCCGGTGGCCAGGACACCAGTCGTGTCTGTACCGTGCTCAAGTCAGCCGAGGGCTACGAAGCCTACCTTGGCGAACGACCAGCCCCTCTACAACAAGACCACGATCTCTGCCGTGCGGTCGTGCAGGCGCTGTCTCCCAACGACCGTGCAGCCCTGGGTCTGACGAGCACCAATGGCGATGGGTTGCGCCAACAGATCAACGACCTGGCCCGCTCGGACCCTGCCATGGTCCGACGTCTACTGACAGACTCAGCGCCAGGTTGGGGCAACCGCGGCCAGTTGCGCGGCGGCATGGACGAGCCTGCGCCACCCGCTCGGCGTATCGATGTCGGCACGTTCTGGCGCCGCTACCGAGCGCTCTACCCCGAGTCCGCCGATTTCCAGGTCAACGAGCAACTGAGTCAATGGTTCGAGGCTGGCCTGGATCCCATGCAGCAACTCACCGAACTGGAGCAGCAACTGCTGGCGTTCCGTGCCCGGGTACGTGCCTGGGCAGGTGAGAGTCCGCTGCGCCAGGCTGCCGCGCGCAGGCTGATGAGCAACTGGCAACGGATATCGGAATACTCACAGGAAGAAGGCCAGCTCATCCACATGATCAACCTGGCCGACCTGGGCCTGACCAACGATGACCTCGCCTCGCTGGCGCTGCCTGACCGCTTCACCCATATCCAGCGGATCGACCTGGCCGCGAACCCCGCCTTGAGCGAACTGCCCGCAGAGTTCCTCGAACGGTTTCCCCAGTTGCAACGCCTGCACCTGACAAACTGCGGCTTCGAGCAGATCCCTGCGGTCGCCATGCCACACACATTGGAATGGCTTGATATGCAAGGCAACAGCATCCTCTGGAACGACGCCAACCAGGTTGCTCTGGATCGCCTCGACAATCTTCGCCTGCTGGACCTGTCGCACAATCCACTGGCCCGCAGTCCTGACCTGAGCCGGCAGAATGCGCTGGACATGCTCAACCTCAACAGTTGCGAGCTCACCGACTGGCCCCCCGGCATCCGTAGCGATGACGATTGGCGCCCCGTCGTGTTCGATCTACGGGACAACCGCTTTACCCAGTTGCCGGACAACCTGCAATTGTCTCGGATCGCGGCCCAGGCGCTGTGGCTGGAGAGCGCCGAACTCAGCGAACGCGTCACCCAGCAGATCCAATCCTACTACGAGCGAAATAACATCGATCTGCTGGTGGCCGACGCCGATTATGAAGAGATGCTGGCAGACACCGATGTCGACGACTGGACTATCTGGAACGATCTGCCCCTGCAGTATCGTCGTGAACTGCGTGGACTGCAGGACTTGCCGGACTACACTCAGCCGCGGCTGTGGCGGCGCCTGCGCACGTTCGCCGACCCGCGGGCCATGGATTATGGCTTGTCGATCGGCGCGATGAGGCTGCTGGACGACGAGGTGTTCCCGCCGCCTTTCGAGGAATGA
- a CDS encoding putative bifunctional diguanylate cyclase/phosphodiesterase has translation MITPQHSQEPTPAPVGTLRQSLNRLLPVGLALVGIGLSVALGHLDAQRERTEQLGNLAARLAGLRGALEAQLGAAFGQAEGIAQLITADGGISEAHFHGMARDALRAVPYMRHIALAPGDVIRDVYPMAGNERLIGLDYRQLPDQFPLVRSARDHAQPVLAGPLQLYQGGRALIYRRPVFVTGKRGVRFYWGNVSIVADIDRLLLSAGLRLDTEFELAVRGSDGKGAEGALIWGDPRLFEAPQVMMTVAVPGGAWQLVAVPRGGWSGLDLFGSPLFLFALSCTGLFSLFVAQLNRKQRLLEQRNRELQRYQAQLERLAHYDTITGLPNRILFQQQLGTAILQGHGLAVLMLDIDGFKQVNDSLGHPMGDLLLQQATARFLQELDSQYRLCRLGGDEFVFMLQGAQGQVNHQVRALLRCLQRPFDLNGNAALVTGSIGLAWCPQHGEDADSLLRHADTAMYVAKEAGRDAWRPYHPDMTERLQQRLELERNLRRALEHNEFELWYQPKVDLFSGQLEGVEALLRWRDPEHGLVSPGEFIPLAERTGLIIPLGERVLELACAQLAEWRAGDGLPGPLAINVAALQIERSDYVTSLASALERHGLPANLLEVEITESLLMESQQQACAVLAQLQAMGVATAVDDFGTGYSSLAYLRALPIDHLKIDRAFIKDLPGDDDAVAIARAIIDLGHALGFRITAEGIETQEQYDFLRHAGCDQGQGFLLGRPMPAEALRRWLADNHERRHRPPGR, from the coding sequence ATGATCACTCCCCAGCACTCTCAAGAACCCACGCCAGCGCCAGTAGGGACGTTGCGCCAATCGCTCAATCGCCTGCTGCCGGTCGGTCTCGCCCTGGTGGGGATCGGCCTCTCGGTCGCCCTGGGGCATCTGGATGCACAGCGCGAGCGCACTGAGCAGCTGGGCAACCTCGCCGCCCGGCTGGCGGGCCTGCGTGGCGCGCTGGAAGCCCAGCTGGGCGCGGCGTTTGGCCAAGCCGAGGGTATCGCCCAGCTGATCACCGCCGATGGCGGCATCAGTGAGGCGCACTTCCACGGCATGGCCCGTGATGCCCTGCGCGCTGTGCCCTACATGCGTCATATCGCCCTGGCCCCGGGGGATGTCATCCGAGATGTTTACCCGATGGCGGGCAACGAGCGGCTGATCGGGCTGGATTACCGCCAGCTGCCGGACCAGTTCCCGCTGGTGCGATCGGCCCGCGACCATGCCCAGCCGGTGCTGGCCGGTCCCCTGCAGCTGTACCAGGGCGGTCGGGCGTTGATCTACCGGCGCCCGGTGTTCGTCACCGGCAAGCGGGGTGTGCGGTTTTATTGGGGCAATGTGTCGATCGTCGCCGATATCGACCGCCTGCTGCTGTCCGCGGGGCTGCGCCTGGACACCGAGTTCGAGCTGGCCGTGCGTGGCAGCGACGGCAAGGGCGCCGAAGGTGCGCTGATCTGGGGCGATCCACGGTTGTTCGAGGCGCCGCAGGTGATGATGACCGTGGCGGTGCCGGGCGGCGCCTGGCAATTGGTGGCCGTGCCTCGGGGCGGCTGGTCGGGGCTGGACCTGTTCGGCTCGCCGCTGTTCCTGTTCGCCCTGAGCTGCACGGGGCTGTTCAGCCTGTTCGTCGCCCAGCTCAACCGCAAGCAGCGGTTGCTCGAACAGCGCAACCGCGAGCTGCAGCGCTACCAGGCCCAGCTCGAGCGCCTGGCCCACTACGACACCATCACCGGGCTGCCTAACCGGATTTTGTTCCAGCAGCAGTTGGGTACGGCGATCCTGCAGGGGCATGGGCTGGCGGTGCTGATGCTCGATATCGACGGCTTCAAGCAGGTCAATGACAGCCTCGGCCATCCGATGGGCGACCTGTTGCTGCAGCAGGCGACCGCGCGCTTCTTGCAGGAGCTGGACAGCCAGTACCGCCTCTGCCGTCTGGGTGGTGACGAGTTCGTGTTCATGCTGCAAGGTGCCCAGGGCCAGGTGAACCACCAGGTCCGTGCCTTGCTGCGCTGCCTGCAGCGGCCGTTCGACCTGAACGGCAATGCCGCCCTGGTCACCGGCAGCATCGGCCTGGCCTGGTGTCCGCAGCATGGCGAGGACGCCGACAGCCTGTTGCGCCATGCCGACACCGCCATGTACGTGGCCAAGGAAGCCGGGCGCGATGCCTGGCGTCCCTATCACCCGGACATGACCGAGCGCCTGCAGCAGCGCCTGGAGCTGGAGCGCAACTTGCGCCGGGCCCTGGAACACAACGAATTCGAGCTGTGGTACCAGCCCAAGGTCGATCTGTTCAGCGGCCAACTGGAGGGCGTCGAGGCCCTGCTGCGCTGGCGTGACCCTGAGCATGGCCTGGTCTCGCCAGGGGAATTCATACCCCTGGCCGAGCGCACCGGGCTGATCATTCCGCTCGGTGAGCGGGTGCTGGAGCTGGCCTGCGCGCAGCTGGCCGAATGGCGTGCCGGCGATGGCCTGCCCGGACCGTTGGCGATCAACGTCGCAGCCCTGCAGATCGAACGCAGCGACTATGTCACCAGCCTGGCCTCGGCACTGGAACGCCATGGCCTGCCGGCCAACCTGCTGGAGGTGGAGATCACCGAGAGCCTGCTGATGGAAAGCCAGCAGCAGGCCTGCGCGGTGCTGGCGCAGTTGCAGGCCATGGGCGTGGCCACGGCGGTGGACGACTTCGGCACGGGCTATTCGTCGCTGGCCTATCTGCGCGCGCTGCCGATCGATCATCTGAAGATCGACCGTGCCTTCATCAAGGATCTGCCCGGGGACGACGACGCGGTGGCCATCGCCAGGGCGATCATCGACCTGGGCCATGCCCTGGGTTTTCGCATCACCGCCGAAGGCATCGAAACCCAGGAGCAATACGATTTCCTGCGCCATGCCGGTTGCGACCAGGGCCAGGGCTTCCTGCTCGGGCGGCCGATGCCGGCCGAGGCGCTGCGCCGCTGGCTGGCCGACAACCACGAACGGCGGCATCGCCCACCGGGGCGTTAG
- a CDS encoding ChbG/HpnK family deacetylase, with protein sequence MPSQVIVNADDFGLSAHTNAVILHAFQAGLISSATAMANMPAFAAACALAQQPLLKGRIGLHFNLTYGRPLSQAILAEPRFCTPHGEFDLRLKQRTLRLSRRERAAVEAELEAQWKHCLDHGLMPSHLDSHQHVHNIWPVGTVVARFARDQGVPVRLARNLGHNIGPAKRAFKTLLNWRLRQLAGSTADFVCTPADLKAGLAPAHGVLELVAHPSALGGHDFGDAYLASGESLLALVEQRLGQVPRVGYASLGVDEAS encoded by the coding sequence ATGCCATCCCAGGTCATAGTCAACGCTGACGATTTCGGCCTCAGTGCCCACACCAACGCGGTCATCCTGCACGCCTTCCAGGCCGGGCTGATCAGCTCGGCCACGGCCATGGCCAACATGCCAGCCTTTGCCGCCGCCTGCGCGCTGGCCCAGCAGCCACTGCTCAAGGGGCGTATCGGGCTGCACTTCAACCTCACCTACGGCCGGCCGCTGAGCCAGGCGATCCTTGCCGAGCCACGCTTCTGCACGCCCCACGGCGAGTTCGACCTGCGCCTGAAGCAACGCACCCTGCGTCTGTCGCGCCGGGAACGTGCCGCGGTGGAAGCGGAACTCGAGGCCCAGTGGAAACACTGCCTGGACCATGGCCTGATGCCCAGTCACCTGGACTCGCACCAGCACGTGCACAACATCTGGCCGGTGGGCACCGTCGTCGCCCGCTTCGCCCGCGACCAGGGCGTGCCGGTACGCTTGGCGCGCAACCTCGGGCACAACATCGGACCGGCCAAGCGTGCGTTCAAGACCCTGCTCAACTGGCGCCTGCGTCAGCTCGCCGGGAGCACCGCCGACTTCGTCTGCACCCCGGCCGACCTCAAGGCCGGCCTGGCCCCCGCGCATGGCGTGCTGGAGCTGGTGGCCCACCCCAGCGCGCTGGGCGGGCATGACTTCGGCGATGCCTACCTGGCCAGCGGCGAGTCGCTGCTGGCACTGGTCGAGCAGCGCCTGGGGCAGGTGCCACGGGTGGGGTATGCGAGCCTGGGCGTAGACGAAGCAAGCTAA